The Panicum virgatum strain AP13 chromosome 3N, P.virgatum_v5, whole genome shotgun sequence genome includes the window cgttggccatgacttccttctgcaaccaggtggcgaatgtatcgttatgatgttttgtaatccatgtctcagacttcaaagggtacatgcttcgcacaatttgcatgtgctcctccatgtatggagccaccaaggctgattgttgcagaactgtgaaatgtgctttgctcaacgtggcatgatctgtggcatttactgattttcttccaagtgtgccctttccaatcagccgcccctcatgacgtgatactggaaccccaattgggcagagttctttcacatagtcaacacaaaattcgatgacctcctctgtgacataACCCtttgcaatgcttccttctggatgagcctgattacgaacgtatttctttaggactgcaaagtatcgttcaaaagggaacatattatgaaggaaaacatgaTCGAGAATActaatctctttgaccaggtgaactagaagatgcgtcataaaaTTGAATAATGATGGAGAAAATATCATCTCAAGACTAACTAAACTTTGGACTACATCCTCTTGTAGTCTGATTAGACTCGATGGATCAATTGCCTtatgagaaattgtgttgagaaatacGCATAgttttatgattgttgctcgaacattagctggtagaatacctctaagtacAACTGGAATTAATTGCGTCATCAAtatgtgacagtcatgggactttacgtgtgcgaatttcttctctttaaggtttagtagcctctttatgttcgaagagtagcctgatgggaccttgatactgttcaaacagtcgaacatactttacTTCTCTTTCttgctaagagtgtagcacgcaggacctaggtaatgacgtcatttatctcttttttctggatgtagggcggcccgttgtttcatacgttgaagatcttacCGTGCTTCcagtgtatcctttggcttaccgtagacaccaaggaagtcTAGAAGGTTCATACAAAGATTCCTTATTAGGTGCATCACATTAATTGCATGGCGGacctctaagacttcccaataaggtaaatctccaaaaatactcttcttcttccacataggtgcacgtctgtcatcactctgcacACTTCTGCTGCCAGGTCCTTTtctgaatactacttttatatctttgaccattttaAACACTATTTTCCCACAATGGTGCCTAggtttggtacgatgatctgcctttccaccatagtgagcatgcctcctccttaatgggtgcttgatcggaagaaatcgacgatgacccatatatacaatcttcctacagtgcttgagatATGTGCTGTccgtttcttctaaacaatgggtgcatgccctataacccttattggaatgTCTGGACATGTTGCTTAGTGcgggccaatcgttggtggttacgaaaagcaatgcacataGGTTAAAATcttcctctgcgtgcgcatcccacatacgaacaccctcctctttccacaacaatagaagatcgttaatcagtggtttcagatacacatctatatcgttaccaggTTGCTTTGGGCCGGgaataagcaccggcatcataatgaatttctgcttcatacacaaccaagaaggaaggttgtatatatagAGTGTCACaagccaggtactatggccactgctctggtcaccgaaaggattcatgctaTTCATACTTAAGCTGAATCTTATATTTTTCGTATCATTTGCAAatattgggaatgttctgtccacctttctccactgcgacccatcagtgcGGTGTCTCAATATATtttcttgcttacgttcttctttgtgtcatcccatcaatttagcattagttttgttcatgaacaaatgtttcagacgtggtattagagggaaataccacatcaccttggcaggcaccctcttcttgacacgcatcccctcaacgtcgcctgaatcatctcgagggatcttatactaGCATGCATTGCATACATGGCATGAATTCAAATCTTCATACTCActtcgatataggatgcagtcattagaacaaacatgtatcttctgtgcttcTAATcttaaaggacaaacaacctttttttgcctcgtatgttgtctccatcaaggtgttaccctcagagagtaagttttttataagtttcagcaactcatCGAATCctttgtcagacaaaccatttgatgtcttccattgcaacaattccaatgtggtacccaacttcttttggccttgtttgcaatctgggtacaataatgttctgtagtcctccaacatacgcttcagatctctcgatttcttttctgtttcgcaaacttcctcagtttcgcgcagcatctgacccagATCATCTTCTACGTGTCCTTTAGCATCTTCTTGAGGCTCACTCATTGTAGTGTCATAAAAAAAGGCATCGTAATtgcctgcaaagtcaggaatcacgtcctcttcttctttattaTTATCCATCATAAttcttctttctccatgcttggtccaaacatagtagttcggcataaAACTACTATTGAACAActgactgtggatggttcttgatgatgagtaatccttcacATTCTTGCAGTTTTTGCATGGACAGCGAACGGAACCACCGTACTTGTGTTTCTCAGCAACTTTTATGAATTCATGcatgccatcaatgaactccattgaacgtcggttcgtcatgtacatccattgtcgacTCATCTGGGTTCAGATTCATTTATTAGCATCAaacgagtgtcaacataaatcATTTATTAAACAATATTGGaagtaaaaataataaattaaataaatcaatGATTGATTACGAAATAAATTGGAGTGTCCTCAAAATTATATACAATAAATAGTTATATTATGcataatataataataaaataaCCCAATTTCTAAATACATCTTATTAAATAGTTATCTTATGCCtaataatttatataacaataatataaaacCATAAACTAAATCGGGCCCAAACTAGatctacaaatatttatcatgtgtataaactaaatcaagtgctaactacatctacaaaattaatttgctaAAGCATTGGAAAAAGTATTACTAACCTTTTTAAAAAAGTGAAAAATCCACCTCCCCTCCTCGGCTGCCATAAACAGTGAGTCACGATAGGttggagggaggaagggagcggggtatttatagtggCAGCACAAAGGCACCGATTGGTGCTGAACAATCTGTGCCAAATATTAGGCATCGACACCGGTTgaagttaccaaccggtgcctttgccCTGGGCACCTGGCGGCACCGGGTCATCGCAAgacccggtgccattgtcagCGCATTAGGCACCGGGTGGTGCCACCATCCGGTGCCTATTCCTCCTTGGgcttttagtaccggttggtggcaccaccCGGTTCCTATTCGCgagttttggtaccgggtggtgcaTTAATCCGGTACCAAAAGTCCTCCTTTTGAGCGcagctggccaaaggtaccagctgcagcagctggtatctttggccaggacctttggcccgttttctagtagtgtggaAACCTAAATTTTCCTGTAGTTGGATGGAAAAGTATTGTATGAAGTTTCTGGTGGTATGCGCCATGGATGCGTAGCCATTGCAAATGGTGCTGTTAAAAAGGCTGATGTTCTGTCCGTTGCTAAGGCGGTTGCAGCATCAAATTCAGCATGTTATCGAAACATGGCCAAAGAAAATTGACAATTGCGTCAAGCAAATAGGTGCTTACATGAGCGTGTTGACCAGTTGGGCGAACTAACCAATGTCTTGATATTGGTACAAATCTAATTTCAATTTTGACCTTCAGTGACTTAGGACAGAAAGCTCCTATTAGTATTCGAATTCTTAACCATGATATTTTTTTCCCTGTTAACCATGATATTATCTTTCTTGTAGAATCTTTACAGTGATTTAGGAAAGGAAGTTCCATTAGGCTTAAAGAGTCGCCTTGCAGCATTAACAACAAATATAAGTACGATAGTGACTTGATACTTGTACATATGAATCCATTGTTAATTATTGTAAAGAGACGGTCCAGCTGTTTTCTTACAGCTAATTGAACTAGACCACTGATACATTTTGATGTTAGAAAGAGAACACAAAGTGCAGCAGTCATGAAGTGGCCTCATGTTGATGGTTACTATAGTTTGCAACTTTGCATCTTAGTTTAACTCTCATGGTAAGCTGTCAAAACTAATGTCCTCCCTTGTGTCAAAACATTCCTGCACTTGTCTAGTCACACACATACTAGTGCCATTGACAATTTGAGACTTTGAGTGCTTCATGCTTGGTGTTGGTCGGAACTTAAAAGAGTTCGATTATGTTTTACTAATTTCTAAAATGCGATTGCTTATTTACATGACTATCATTTTTGCAGTTACCTACTAGTTCATCTCACGCCGGAGATGACATGGAAGAGAAGGATGATATGGAACACGAGGACATGGAGGACCTTGATGGGGAGGGCCTTAATGAGCCTGACATTGATTAGGAGGACTTGGATGGGGAGGATATGGATGGAGAGGATTGGGATGGCGAGGATAGAGGTCAGGAAatggatggtgatggagaaaTCATTAGCAGCAACAAAGGTGGATCAATCGACGATGACTTTCATGACTTCTGCAATGAAATTTGTTGTAAGAATGGCTGCTAGTGCAATCATCAATCAGCAGCAAACATGGTGCTGACTGACTTTTGTCTTTTGAATACATATACCTGTTTTTTGAACAACATATGGCTGGACAATGATTACTTATGAGTAGAATGATCATGTACTTGTCAGCTCTATTATGATGGCAAAGATATTTGTGTATCTAGTTGCCAATGTATTTGGTTGAACTCTAGCTTTGTAATATGGATGCTAGTGATGTGAAAAATTATGAACCATATAATGTTATCTTGAGCCTGAATATTTCTTGCAATACTATTACTATATTAGTGCCTAAAATGCTAGTCAacagaataaataaaaaatcatGTCTGTTGTGTCCGACAGGAAGTAACTCAATTTTTTTGTCAGTCGGTTTGTCAATTTTTTGTGAGTAGACTCCCATTAGGGATATATTAATTACACTGATGGGGAACCTACAGAGAAGTTTGAAATTTCCCTGTCGGTAAGGTCCCATAGGGAAATGATTCTCGACGGCTTCTTCAATTTGACAGAGACAAATTTTCTTGTGAATTACCACACAGGGAAATCCCGTCAGGAAAATTATTTGTGTCGGGAAACCGGGAGGCCATTGTATTTTCTCTGTCATTTTGTCCCTGTCGGGATTTGCCTGCCGATTTGCTGTCAGAATTAATTTTTCTTACGGTTTTCCCTTATATTTCTGACTGTTTCTGGCACACATGGAAATTTCAGTTTCCAATAGCGAAGGTATAAGATGACATCAATTATTTGGTCGGATAGCTCTTGAAACTGATGGTTTAAGTCTAGCCAACACCATTAAGCACATCCAGTTTCTTCATTCTATGCCGTCACATATACAGCAGCCGGGAACATGACTGTGGCTAAGTGTAAAAACCTTCCGTAAGTTCATACGGATCCCAATATTGTTCTGAAAACATGTCTGCTAAGTGCCGTCATAAAAAAACATGGCTGCTGGATCGGCCGGTAGGTGAGCTCTCGTGACTCAGGGTCGCATCAAAGCCGGCCGTGGCTGGCTTAGCATGCTGCTGCTGATAAGTGATAGACCGGGAgcgcaggcaggcaggctggctggctggtccATGCAAGCACTCTCCGTAGCTTTGGAGTGCGGCCAAAGTCAACCTGCGTGCGCCTACTGTTTGTGTTCAGTTGTTCGAAATTCCGCGTGCGTTCATGGCTTGGTTGGCACGCACAATTGTCTCATCTCTTTCTTGCTGCAAATTTCACTAAAAACATTTAAACTGAAGCATATCCATCTTCCAAATGGTGGTTAAATTCTTGGTTAAACAGCTCAGGAAATGATGTAGACATATTTCTGTAATCGACAGAGGCTCACACTCACTCAGTTTCACTGCTCAGTTTTCCATCATGGTCGAATTTCTGATGAAATTTGACTTCCTAGAACATTCAGTGCAAGTATTAACCAGTTGACAGTCGATCGGTTGACAGACGTTTTATCGGTTTTTTAAGGCCCCCGGGGCTCCACCAACCCCTTAAAAATGTGTTAAATCAGCAGTGGTTGAGTTCTTCGCTttattctttcaaaaaaaaggggGAGTTCTTCGCTTTGAGTGACAAGTGACCTTTAGTGCAGATATCCACTCCAAGTCTGAACCTTTTTAGCCGATTTCAGGCCTCCTAACCCTTTACCCTTACATGCCAAGGGAGTGCAtgcacaagcaaataaaaaggACTTCGAAGACGGCGACATGACCTGGAGGAGGCTTGGCCACCCAGCTGACGATTCCTGATAGCCTTGCCACTGGTTCTGAAAGGCTCGACACAATCTATCATGCGACGATTACGCGTGGCGATCTTTTGCCCTTCCAAGTCTCCTGGGGAAGCAGAGAGGGACGCCTTAACCGACCTGGTCGTCTGGATGAGATGCCTGCTTTCCTCTGACTTTGTACATGGGAACAGATAGATGACCAAATCACTACAGTACATTGCATACCTTTTCTTTCTTGTTCCCTTTCCATCGTCCCTTGTCTTCTGTTCGGTATGAATGCATACTGAGTTACTGACACATTTCAATCTTCTAGAGACCATGTCGTAGGAATCTGGTGAGTGATTACAACACTCGGTCGAACAAAGCAGATTGTACAGGTTCTCTGATCAAAAGGCAACAgacttttcatcatttttcacATAGGTTCGTGAAGGATGCCAGTTTACTTCCAACCGAAGACATGTAGATAGTATAAGCATACTGGATACAAGTAAAACGGCTTATTTGGCTCAAGGTAGCATCTACCATGTCAGGTGGGACTAGCTCTCTTTTGCGGTATGTCATCTGTGGACAGGACTCTTCAAGAAGATAAGAGCACATGAGTCCGCAACGGAACGTCAGAACGTTCGGTGATGCCTTGAAAAGGGCTGGGGGTGGTCCCAGGATTTCTTTCTCAGGCAGAAATCATGCAATATGAGGTACTTGCTCCTCATGCTGCTTTATCAGTTCAGCTGTTTTCTTATAGGCCTCACCAACTCATTCCCTGACCTGATTGCATGCTTCCTGATAACCTGATTGCTGCAAGATCAAGCCCTACATTACCTGAGTGGCCCTACCTAGCTACCTACACGATGCCGTTACAACTTATGTGTACATTCGAAAATTTTCCAATCAGAACCTGAAAGGCTGAAACAAACTGTGAATTAGAGATTTTCCATTAATacgcccaaaaaaaaaatctactgcATGAGGTAGTATTGTGGTGAAGGCTCAACATAGGTACATGAAACACATTGACAAAACAACATGAGGAATTGGCTTTTTACTTGTCAAATTGATGCATGGAAACCAATTTGAGTAAAGCATAACGATGCCTGTGCAATCAAGTATCTAGGATAATTAAGAACCCTTGCCAAACAAACCAGCATTTGTTGCCAAAATGCAACAGCATTGTCCATATTCAGGAAGCGGGCATGATTTAAGTGGCGAAGTATATTACCTGCAAACTATAGTTATGCACCAAGTTAAAATAACCATTGATCCATTCTAATAAAAACCATTTAGAAATTTGGGAGACATATCGATGGATCCTTGCTATTTGACACAAAGCGCCAGATAAATGAATGTGGGGTGTGTGCGTGAGCGGGGGGAGTGATGGACGAACCTCCATCCACCTACCTAGCAATTGATGTATGGAAGGCTAGGGAAAAATATTTAAAGATCAGCAAGAGACAGCATTCCTACCCTCTTTCATGATCCTTTCTCCCTCTGAGGTACGCATGTACTGTTATTGTTCCTGATATGTGATGTTGTCAGTGTGcaagaggagaggaggaagaatgaAGCAAGCCCAGGAAAGCTCCATTTCACCTCTCCACCAAACGCTTCTTGGTAGGAAAATTGGCACAAAAGCTTCCCCCTTGCCTTACACCTTTAACTACCACTGTGACTATTAcctagctcatgaacatgtgAGACCAGACAAGGGGAGGCTTGGGAAGGAGACACAGGTGCTGCCAAGGGGCTTGCGGGGAGCATAAAGATGAGGCCGGTCTTGGCAATCGCCATTCTTGCCACCACCGCTGCAGCAGTGCTCTTCCTTGGGTCTGAGGCGCAGGAGGTGAAGCAGGATCACCATACAGAGAGGATCTCAGGTGTGGGGCGGGTTTTCTTTTCCTTGTGCTATTTCCTTCGCGCTTTCCATCTTGCCTAAATGCTGTGATGTGTCTCCTGTATACTTCTGCAAAGAGTAAAACCTCCATTGCTTAAAGATGACATTAGCAAAGGGGAAGTGTTTACATTCCCTTGTTCAGTATTCAGTACGCATAAACTGCAAAGGGTAAAACCTCCACTGCTTAAAGATGGCACTAGCAAAGAGCAAATGTTTACATTCCTTTGTTCAGTATTCAGCAGGCATAACTgaaagacaaagaaaaaaaatctattttttCTTTGGAAAAATGTATGTTTTGGCTACTGTTGTAGAGAAGATCTGAAGGCAATAGGCTACAAATTAAAACAAACATTTGAGATCTTCAAGTTTGTGGTAATGTGGAAGTTTCAAATTTACATGAGTAGAAACTGGGACCTAAAAAATGCATCCTTCCTGCATGAGACAACTGGAGAGCAATACATCATATTTGGCTCTGAAAATTCCTCTAATTGTGACCTATGCCCAGAGGGTATTAATGTTGGCTTATGTTGCACTAGTATGAAACACAATAATCAATAAGGCAGGCAATCAGGACACCTGTTCATAGTTCATATCCTGTAGCTGTGCTGTTTCCATCAGCACATCCTTCTCCATGAATGGTCTTCCCACAAAGACTCCATAATTCAGGAACCagtaaggaaaaagaaaagccgGTACTGaaagagaaaacaaaatatgaataACAATTATAAGATGGAATTATTCATTTGTGCACAAAAATAAACACGACACCCGTTTCATCACTTTCATGTCAGGATTAGATTTGAGCGTAAGCCTGCTTAACTTGTGTCTCCAACTCCCCGAATTAGAACCTTCAAGCTACTAGTATATCCAGTTAACAGTAAGTGATGTACCTAGCCCAGCAATGAATGTATAGTTGTCAAGTTAATTGTATACTAGACCTCAGGATGTCATGAGAAATTGAGAACTGAACCAAAGCAGAAACCTTTCTTTGCTCACCAAAACCCTGTCGTGATAGCCACTCCTTTTTCGAGCCCGATGGTGCCAGCGCCAACCGGGGGGGGTGCTCCACGCTCTTCTGCACAACCACTGCCGGCGGTGGTGTCGTGGCAGGAAGGGAGCCGCGAGGAGGGGTACGgtgggggcggcgcggtgcgTGGAGGTCGCGGACGGCGGCCGTGATttggggggaggcggcggcgcgggggagggaggcctgggagggcagcggcggaggcggtgggggCGTTTCAGCGTGTGGCCTATGGTGGAGCTGCTCCCCTCTGTCGAAAATTAAATCAAACAAATTCAGATGTGCTCATTCGCGATCAATGTGTCAGATGAGAGATGACAAACCATGGCCGTTTGGAATGTGAATTTCTAAAGAAACTGTATAATTCCTCCAAAAATACTACAAATTTCACGTATTTCAGACTATTGAGGCCTCAATTCTGCGCCAAAACTAAAAGATGTGTCATACActaccccaccccaccccactaGCCTTGATCATCATTCTGAACCTGATGGAATGCAGGCAGTGCCGGCGATGTTCTGGAGGACGACGCTGTCGGCCGGCTCAAGGTCTACGTGTACGACCTCCCGGCCAGATACAACACGGCGCTGCTGGAGAAGGACCCGCGGTGCCTGACGCACATGTTCGCCACGGAGGTGTTCGTGCACCGGTCCCTCCTCTCCAGCGCCGTCCGCACCCTGGACCCCGAGGAAGCCGACTGGTTCTTCGTGCCCGTGTACACCACCTGCGACCTCACCGCCTCGGGCCACCCGATGCCCTTCGACTCGCCGCGGATGATGCGCAGCGCGATCCGCCTCGTCGCCGAGCGCTGGCCGCACTGGAACCGCTCCGAGGGCGCCGACCACTTCCTCGTCACGCCGCACGACTTCGGGGCCTGCTTCCACTTCAAGGAGGACAAGGCCGTGGCGCGCGGGATCCTGCCGCTGCTCCGGCGCGCCACGCTGGTGCAGACGTtcgggcagcggcggcacgcGTGCCTCAAGGGCGGCTCCATCACCGTCCCACCGtacgcgccgccggcgcgcatgGAGGCGCGGCGCCTGCCCCCCGGGACCCCGCGCTCCGTCTTCGTCTACTTCCGCGGCCTCTTCTACGACGCCGGCAACGACCCCGAGGGCGGGCACTACGCGAGGGGCGCCCGCGCGTCGGTGTGGGAGAACTTCCGGAGCAACCCGCTGTTCGACATCTCGACGGAGCGCCCGGCGACGTACTACGAGGACATGCAGCGGGCGGTGTTCTGCCTGTGCCCGCTGGGGTGGGCGCCGTGGAGCCCCCGGCTGGTGGAGGCGGTGGTGTTCGGCTGCATCCCCGTGGTCATCGCGGACGACATCGTGCTGCCCTTCGCCGACGCCATCCCGTGGGCGGACATCGGCGTGTTCGTCGCCGAGGAGGACGTCCCGAGGCTGGACACCATCCTCACCTCCATCCCGGCGGAGGTGGTGCTGAGGAAGCAGCGGCTGCTCGCCACCCCGGCCATGAAGCGCGCCGTGCTGTTCTCGCAGCCGTCGCAGCCCGGGGACGCGTTCCACCAGATACTCAACGGGCTCGCGCGCAAGCTCCCGCACGGCGACGGCGTCTTCCTGAGGCCCGGGCAGACGGTACTCAACTGGACGGCTGGCCCACCGGGGGACCTCAAGCCGTGGTAGGTAGCTGGTAGCCGTCAAATCGCCATGGCTGAATGGTGATGATGGGCTGCTGGCCATCAGGCAaatggactttttttttttgctcttctTCCACCATAGAAGATAGCTGCAAACTGTTGTGATACGTACGTGAATGTTCAGCGTATGTGAATGTCATAGCCAAAACTTGCAGAGATTTTACTCCTGGTGCATGACTCATCACATAATGTCCCTGCAACCACCTTTTCCAATGTGCCTGTGCTCGTCTATGATTAGAACATTTGCCCAACAAAGCAGAGCACACCGGTTCCCTGATCAAATCAAAATTCAAAAGGCTATGACTTTCTATTATCTGAGTACGGATTCGGCTAAAACACAAGTCATTGTCATTTGCagccaaaaaaaaacatgccTTCAGATGGGACAAGCACTCTTTTCGCGCCAACTCCTCAGTCGACAGAATCTTTCATTCAGGGAAATACAAGATTCAGAACGTTTGCAGATGCCATGATGATTGATGAGCTCAAGGCATTCTATCAACCGGACTGCCACCCTTGTGGAAATCCAAATGCATTTCCACATCGGCATAATCAGACGAGGGCGCTAATTTATACAGTTTTCTTATGCTGCAACAAACAAGAATCTATCGAACGAGCATGCAATGTACAGCTCTAACTTAGAGGAAAAACTACGTGGGTACAACCTCGCCAAGCGAGGGAGATGCATCATCATCAGGCAACTCGGCATTCTTTGCTGGTGCTTGgctcttgtcatcatcatcctggAACCCCTGCTTAAAGACGTCATAGTTGGTTGGTTCTGCTGCCTTGAAAGGGCGTTCTCCCAGTACCCTGGTCAGATCGTCCTGGTGGAGGACTTCCTTCTCGAGCAGCAATTCTGCAATTTGGGCTACTTGCTCCTTGTGCTCCGTTATCAGTTCAACCGTTCTCTTATAGGCCTTGCCAACCCATTCCCTGACCTCATCGTCAATTATGGATGCAGTTTGGTTGCTGTAAGGTTTGGTCATTTCGAAGCCATCATCCCTCTGAGGGAAGGATAGAAGCCCAACCTTTTCACTAAAACCATACACGGCAACCTGTGCATAGGTCATTTTGGTAACTTTCTCCAGGTCATTCTGAGCACCAGTTGAGATTTTGCCAATCAAAACCTGAAACAAAGCTCAATTAGAGCCTTTCAACTAATATGCTTAAGAATTTCTAATCGTAATATTGTAAAAGATTTAGTAGAGATCTATGCAAATAAATGGATATCCCAGCACGAGATATTGGAAGACAGGgaattgattttttttgtatgttCCAAGACATTTTTCAGTTACTTAAGATTATATACAACATTTAGAAGGCAAACAATTTGATGAATGTGGTTATCTCATCGTGGGCATCACAtgggcagaggagatggttaaaAAGTCTGCTAGTTCCCTTAAATGTGGTCAAAAGTCTTATATGGTGCAGTATTTTGATTTACCAAATGAATTGAAAATTTTTCTACTGTAATAATGTGACAAGAATGACCCTATCACATGATAGGGTCATAATTCAAGTGGCGATAATAACAACCAAGCATACAATAATTAATGCCATTGTTGAATGTAGGAAGTTTAAAAATAACAACTGATTCATTCTACTCAAACCCTACAATGGCTAGAATTGGTTAGTCTACAAGAAAACAATTTGGGAGAAATATCCATGAATCCTAGCTATAGGCCTATAGCATGAAACATCAGCAAAAATAATATACGAAAAAAACTTCGTACCTGTTCTGCAGCACGGCCACCCAATGTCATGCACGTCATATCAAAAAGCTGCTCTTTTGTCATCAAAAGATTTTCATTTGGGACGTACTGTGCAAAGCCTAATGCAGCTGTTCCACGAGGAACAATGGTAACTTTTagaagatgctctgcatgctccaAGAACCATCCAGCAACAGCATGCCCAGATTCATGGTAAGCAACAGTACGTCGCTCCAGTTTACTAATGACCTGCAAATTGATTAACATGCTCAAAGGCCACAGCAAGGAATAAAAATAAATGTACACAAAAAATACATTACACACAAAAGAAGGCTGCTAAATTAAGTGGGATCCAAACGGTAAGAgattcaaacaaatttcacaTATAAGCTTCATAGGTTTAGTCAAAGGAGTTAAAATATTGAGTCCCCATTACCTTATTTTTCTTCTCCAAACCACCAATAATCCTATCGATTGCAGACTCAAAATGCTGCATTGTAATCTGAGTTTGCTCGCTTCTTGCAGCAATTAAAGCAGCTtcattacaaacgttggcaatgTCAGCTCCAGCAAACCCAGGTGTCAAAGCAGCTAGCCTTTGCGAATAAAATGAAGGTTCATTG containing:
- the LOC120665256 gene encoding probable glucuronosyltransferase Os01g0926700, giving the protein MRPVLAIAILATTAAAVLFLGSEAQEVKQDHHTERISGSAGDVLEDDAVGRLKVYVYDLPARYNTALLEKDPRCLTHMFATEVFVHRSLLSSAVRTLDPEEADWFFVPVYTTCDLTASGHPMPFDSPRMMRSAIRLVAERWPHWNRSEGADHFLVTPHDFGACFHFKEDKAVARGILPLLRRATLVQTFGQRRHACLKGGSITVPPYAPPARMEARRLPPGTPRSVFVYFRGLFYDAGNDPEGGHYARGARASVWENFRSNPLFDISTERPATYYEDMQRAVFCLCPLGWAPWSPRLVEAVVFGCIPVVIADDIVLPFADAIPWADIGVFVAEEDVPRLDTILTSIPAEVVLRKQRLLATPAMKRAVLFSQPSQPGDAFHQILNGLARKLPHGDGVFLRPGQTVLNWTAGPPGDLKPW